One Hyphomicrobium sp. CS1GBMeth3 DNA window includes the following coding sequences:
- a CDS encoding slipin family protein, whose product MSRLSFWTTAIVKDEERAFLYRDGRFVRLLEPGRFVEFDPFRQASVEIVKVLRAEIAPERARMFAKTEPDLADENFAIVQTGPTEVAIVSLDGEPKHLVLPNTTRAFWKTLTAVDVEVIDTASTWRVEKRHLDRLDAARAGGALVTTVVEASEAGLLFVDGVLTERLVPGRYGFWSVGRQVRIVKMDLRPQPLEVTAQEILTKDRVGIRVTLTAFARIVDPEKAALAAPDVNATLYRLIQFAIREAVAARTLDEILAARDTIDREVRAYVTERAADLGAEVGEIGVKDVILPGDVRELLNKVVEAERVAKANIIRRQEETAATRSLLNTAKLMENNSLLLRLKELEALEKLVEKVGRIDLHTGSGAGGFDALLSNLYKLGEKAADGK is encoded by the coding sequence ATGTCCCGCCTGAGCTTTTGGACCACGGCAATCGTGAAGGACGAAGAGCGCGCCTTCCTCTACCGTGACGGGCGCTTCGTGCGCCTGCTCGAGCCGGGCCGTTTCGTCGAGTTCGATCCGTTCCGCCAAGCGTCCGTCGAGATCGTGAAGGTCCTGCGTGCCGAAATTGCGCCGGAGCGCGCACGCATGTTCGCCAAGACGGAGCCGGATCTCGCGGACGAGAATTTTGCGATCGTGCAGACGGGGCCGACCGAGGTCGCCATCGTCTCGCTCGACGGCGAGCCGAAGCACCTCGTGCTGCCGAACACCACGCGCGCGTTCTGGAAGACGCTGACGGCTGTCGATGTCGAGGTCATAGACACCGCGTCGACATGGCGCGTCGAGAAGCGCCACCTGGACAGACTGGATGCGGCGCGCGCCGGCGGCGCGCTCGTGACGACGGTCGTCGAGGCGAGCGAAGCGGGCCTTCTGTTTGTCGACGGTGTTTTGACGGAGCGGCTTGTACCGGGCCGGTACGGGTTCTGGTCCGTCGGTCGTCAGGTGCGCATCGTCAAGATGGACCTGCGCCCGCAGCCGCTCGAGGTAACGGCACAAGAGATACTGACCAAGGATCGCGTCGGCATCCGCGTGACGTTGACGGCTTTCGCGCGCATCGTCGATCCGGAGAAGGCAGCGCTTGCCGCGCCCGACGTCAACGCCACGCTCTACCGCTTGATCCAGTTCGCGATCCGCGAGGCTGTTGCCGCGCGCACGCTCGACGAGATTCTGGCCGCGCGCGATACCATCGACCGCGAGGTGCGCGCCTACGTGACCGAGCGCGCCGCAGATCTCGGCGCCGAGGTCGGAGAGATCGGTGTCAAGGACGTGATCCTGCCGGGTGACGTGCGCGAGCTTTTGAACAAGGTCGTGGAGGCTGAGCGTGTCGCCAAGGCGAACATCATTCGCCGCCAGGAGGAGACGGCCGCCACGCGGTCGCTCTTGAACACGGCGAAGCTGATGGAGAACAACTCGCTGCTGTTGCGTCTGAAGGAGCTCGAGGCGCTGGAAAAGCTCGTCGAGAAGGTCGGCCGCATCGATCTGCACACGGGCTCAGGAGCGGGCGGCTTCGACGCGCTGCTCTCGAACCTCTACAAGCTCGGCGAGAAAGCTGCCGACGGAAAATAG
- a CDS encoding heme-binding protein — translation MHVTIDDAKKIIEAARKEAEKTKTKMCIAVVDSGANLKAFHRMDDAWVGSIDIAIKKAKTAVFFGMPTGQIGKLSQPGGPLFGIEHSNDGLITFPGGLPIVDKEGVLIGAIGVSGSSVENDHQVAAAGIKPVGVSELPEHPWRT, via the coding sequence ATGCATGTCACAATCGACGACGCAAAGAAGATCATCGAAGCCGCCCGCAAGGAGGCGGAAAAAACCAAGACAAAAATGTGTATCGCCGTCGTCGACAGCGGCGCTAACCTGAAGGCGTTTCACCGCATGGATGACGCGTGGGTGGGCTCCATCGACATTGCCATCAAGAAGGCGAAAACGGCGGTGTTCTTCGGTATGCCAACGGGCCAGATCGGCAAGCTCTCGCAGCCGGGCGGTCCACTGTTCGGCATCGAGCATTCGAACGATGGACTGATCACCTTCCCGGGCGGCCTGCCGATCGTCGACAAGGAAGGCGTGCTGATCGGCGCCATCGGCGTGTCGGGCAGCTCGGTGGAGAACGACCATCAGGTGGCTGCGGCCGGCATCAAGCCAGTCGGTGTCTCGGAGCTTCCGGAGCATCCCTGGCGCACTTGA